The proteins below are encoded in one region of Belonocnema kinseyi isolate 2016_QV_RU_SX_M_011 chromosome 5, B_treatae_v1, whole genome shotgun sequence:
- the LOC117173671 gene encoding uncharacterized protein LOC117173671, with the protein MTCSPYLAIQVILQLVADKKADYPLAAAVFANDTYVDDLFFCGIDKPSTLVLRDQLIQLASSGGFRLRKWFSNCSDLLSGLDESEHGLAMEIPFDDSYSGFKVLGILWNPSDDAFRFHTSELVHENATKRSLLSTVARLYDPMGWLAPVIIIAEILLQKLWLRKLEWDQPLPPDLAQEWHEFCSKLPALSSISIPRWTSQGADTQSIQIHGFSDASRLAYAAAVYLRIVSESGQIFVKLLIAKTKVAPIKTVSIPNLELCAELSRA; encoded by the coding sequence ATGACCTGTTCTCCATATCTTGCAATTCAGGTAATACTTCAATTGGTTGCGGACAAAAAGGCTGATTACCCTTTGGCAGCTGCAGTTTTTGCGAACGACACCTATGTGGATGATTTATTCTTTTGTGGAATTGATAAGCCTTCCACTCTTGTTTTAAGAGATCAGCTTATTCAATTGGCTTCCTCTGGTGGTTTTCGCTTACGTAAGTGGTTTAGCAATTGCTCTGATCTACTCTCAGGTTTGGATGAATCGGAGCACGGTTTAGCGATGGAGATCCCCTTTGATGATTCTTATTCCGGATTCAAAGTTCTTGGGATTTTATGGAATCCTTCAGACGATGCATTTCGCTTTCACACTTCGGAGTTGGTTCATGAAAATGCTACTAAACGATCATTGCTTTCAACTGTTGCCAGGTTGTATGATCCTATGGGATGGCTGGCTCCAGTTATTATTATTGCGGAAATTCTACTACAAAAACTCTGGTTAAGAAAACTTGAATGGGATCAACCGCTGCCCCCTGACCTTGCTCAGGAATGGCATGAATTTTGCTCTAAATTACCTGCCTTGTCGAGTATTTCAATTCCAAGATGGACTTCTCAAGGTGCAGATACTCAGTCGATTCAGATACATGGGTTTTCCGACGCATCCCGCCTAGCTTATGCTGCTGCTGTATATTTGCGCATCGTTTCCGAATCCGGCCAAATCTTCGTTAAACTTCTCATAGCTAAAACCAAGGTTGCACCGATTAAAACAGTGAGCATTCCGAACCTTGAATTATGTGCCGAATTATCGCGAGCATGA